The Exiguobacterium aurantiacum DSM 6208 genome includes a window with the following:
- a CDS encoding inositol monophosphatase family protein, producing the protein MLEWFAIDLIKQAGEYIRLQIDESYRIERKTGKGDLVTEIDRAVEQLIVDRIREAYPDHHIVGEEGISTEPDDLKGTVWFVDPIDGTLNFIHQKRMFAISVAVMVDEVIEYGFVYDVMADELFVARRGHGATLNGRKLTTIHEHHVRDAFLSMNATWVTPNQQIAPEILAPIVRDSVGTRAHGAASLELAWLAAGRVDGYITMRNMPWDYAAGKLLVEEVGGRVVSLYGEPVRYDGKTSVLAGSETFVKDVVKHYVIAKGAALEARPDLTVTSNESYDRVRDLLVLANPHEEMVREQYETGKTYEAMLGGELVGAYMLVRRNDDLIELVNIAVKPDRQNQTIGQRMLQDAIRRAEQTGARHMLVCTGNSSIVQLRFYQQAGFRFDSVERDYFPNHGYAALEEDGLPLRDRICLTREL; encoded by the coding sequence ATGCTGGAATGGTTTGCAATCGACTTGATCAAACAAGCGGGAGAATACATTCGACTTCAAATCGATGAGAGTTATCGCATCGAACGAAAGACGGGGAAAGGCGACTTAGTGACGGAAATTGACCGCGCTGTCGAACAGTTGATCGTCGATCGGATCCGTGAAGCGTATCCCGACCATCACATCGTCGGAGAAGAAGGCATTTCCACCGAGCCTGACGACTTGAAGGGGACGGTCTGGTTCGTCGACCCGATTGACGGAACGCTCAATTTCATCCATCAAAAACGGATGTTCGCAATCTCGGTCGCGGTCATGGTCGATGAAGTCATCGAATATGGTTTCGTATACGACGTCATGGCCGACGAGCTGTTCGTCGCTCGTCGAGGTCATGGGGCGACGTTGAACGGCAGAAAACTGACGACCATTCATGAGCATCACGTCCGCGATGCTTTCCTTAGCATGAATGCGACGTGGGTCACACCGAATCAACAAATCGCACCAGAAATCCTCGCGCCCATCGTGCGCGACTCGGTCGGCACACGAGCGCACGGGGCGGCCTCGCTCGAACTCGCCTGGCTCGCCGCAGGTCGTGTCGATGGATATATTACGATGCGAAATATGCCATGGGACTATGCGGCGGGAAAACTGCTCGTCGAAGAGGTCGGGGGACGGGTCGTCTCCTTATATGGGGAGCCGGTCCGCTATGATGGCAAGACGTCGGTGCTCGCCGGCAGCGAGACGTTCGTCAAGGATGTCGTCAAACATTACGTCATCGCCAAAGGGGCCGCTCTAGAAGCGAGACCGGACTTGACGGTAACGTCGAATGAATCGTATGACCGGGTGCGCGACTTGCTCGTGTTGGCGAACCCTCACGAAGAAATGGTGCGGGAACAGTACGAGACGGGCAAGACGTACGAGGCGATGCTCGGGGGAGAGCTCGTCGGGGCTTATATGCTCGTCCGGCGGAACGACGACTTGATTGAGCTCGTCAATATCGCCGTCAAACCCGATCGCCAAAATCAAACGATCGGACAACGAATGCTTCAAGACGCAATCCGTCGGGCCGAACAGACGGGAGCACGGCACATGCTCGTCTGTACCGGCAATTCGAGCATCGTTCAACTTCGATTTTATCAACAAGCCGGTTTCCGTTTCGACTCCGTCGAGCGGGACTACTTCCCGAACCATGGCTACGCAGCGCTCGAAGAAGACGGCCTGCCGTTACGGGACCGCATCTGCCTGACTCGTGAACTGTAA
- a CDS encoding aminotransferase class I/II-fold pyridoxal phosphate-dependent enzyme — protein sequence MKLKAATQLETPLFDTLLTHVDTNPIAFHIPGHKGGKGMDPEFRDFIGENALKIDLINIAPLDDLHHPKAAIAEAERLAAEAFQADETFFSVQGTSSAIMAMIMGVVGPNEKIIVPRNVHKSVMSALVLTGAHPVFIHPEFDETYGIAHGITASAVERALELHPDTKAVLVINPTYFGVAGDLERIVAVAHAQDVPVLVDEAHGVHLPFHDELPLSAMQAGADVAATSVHKLGGSMTGSSILNVRRGLVSPERIHAMLSMITTTSTSYLLLASLDAARRQLATKGEAMNERALTLARTARTAINEMPHLSVYGHTELHSESTYALDETKVLVSVRELGITGFEVEKYLRETHRIEVEMSDLLNVLFIVTSADNESTIQALIDGMRDVVSVYKRSGNDSLSIMLPEIPPLALSPRDAFYEETETIPLENAVGRISAEFIMVYPPGIPIIIPGELITASTLDYITANIEAGLPVQGLEDESLQMIKVIQQTKAIR from the coding sequence TTGAAACTTAAAGCTGCTACTCAGCTCGAGACACCGTTATTTGACACGTTGCTCACGCACGTCGACACGAACCCGATCGCATTCCACATTCCCGGCCATAAAGGCGGAAAAGGGATGGACCCGGAGTTCCGTGACTTCATCGGGGAGAACGCGCTCAAAATCGATTTGATCAACATCGCGCCGCTCGATGACTTGCACCATCCGAAAGCAGCCATCGCTGAAGCGGAACGTCTCGCAGCCGAGGCGTTTCAGGCCGATGAGACGTTCTTCTCGGTTCAAGGGACATCAAGTGCCATCATGGCGATGATCATGGGGGTCGTCGGACCGAATGAGAAGATCATCGTCCCGCGCAACGTCCATAAATCAGTCATGTCGGCACTCGTTCTTACAGGGGCGCATCCAGTGTTCATTCACCCTGAGTTTGATGAGACGTACGGCATCGCCCACGGCATCACGGCGAGCGCCGTCGAGCGTGCGCTCGAATTGCATCCGGATACGAAAGCCGTCCTCGTCATCAACCCGACGTATTTCGGCGTCGCCGGCGACCTCGAACGAATTGTCGCTGTGGCCCATGCCCAGGACGTCCCAGTACTTGTCGACGAAGCGCACGGCGTCCATTTGCCGTTCCACGACGAGCTGCCGCTCTCAGCGATGCAGGCAGGCGCTGACGTCGCGGCAACGAGTGTGCATAAGCTCGGCGGTTCGATGACGGGAAGCTCGATTTTGAACGTGCGCCGTGGTCTCGTCTCACCTGAACGAATTCACGCGATGCTGTCGATGATCACGACGACATCGACGTCATACTTGCTCCTCGCCTCGCTCGACGCGGCCCGTCGTCAGCTCGCGACGAAAGGTGAGGCGATGAACGAACGTGCCTTGACGCTCGCACGAACGGCTCGTACAGCTATCAACGAGATGCCTCACTTGTCCGTCTACGGCCATACCGAACTCCACTCTGAGTCGACGTACGCGCTCGATGAGACAAAAGTGCTCGTCTCGGTCCGTGAACTCGGGATCACCGGGTTTGAAGTCGAGAAGTATTTACGTGAGACGCACCGTATCGAAGTTGAGATGTCTGATCTACTCAACGTGTTGTTCATCGTGACGAGCGCTGACAACGAATCGACGATCCAAGCACTGATCGACGGCATGCGCGACGTCGTCTCGGTGTACAAGCGGTCTGGCAACGACTCGTTGTCGATCATGCTGCCAGAGATCCCTCCGCTCGCGCTCAGCCCGCGCGATGCGTTCTATGAAGAGACGGAGACGATCCCGCTCGAGAACGCTGTCGGACGAATCTCGGCCGAGTTCATCATGGTGTACCCTCCTGGAATCCCGATCATCATCCCAGGCGAGCTCATCACGGCCTCGACGCTCGACTATATTACCGCCAACATCGAAGCGGGTCTCCCGGTCCAAGGACTTGAAGACGAATCACTCCAAATGATCAAAGTGATTCAGCAGACGAAAGCAATCCGTTAA
- the aac(6') gene encoding aminoglycoside 6'-N-acetyltransferase has product MQIKTATSRDVQTLVHLMHKLWPDASVAELSAEVRLGLRSDKMRYFLAVTDESIGFCQMSFRYDYVPGATDEPTAFIEGIYVVGPERDNDVATKLIETAAVYALSHGCSELASDTEIDNTGSQQFHERVGFREVERTVHYIKKISRYE; this is encoded by the coding sequence ATGCAAATCAAAACGGCGACGTCACGAGACGTACAAACACTAGTCCATTTGATGCACAAACTTTGGCCGGACGCGTCCGTTGCCGAACTGTCGGCTGAAGTACGACTCGGCCTCCGCTCCGACAAGATGCGATATTTCCTGGCCGTCACCGACGAGTCGATCGGATTCTGCCAAATGAGTTTTCGCTATGATTACGTGCCCGGCGCGACCGATGAACCGACAGCGTTCATCGAAGGCATTTACGTCGTCGGTCCGGAACGAGACAATGACGTGGCCACAAAACTGATCGAGACGGCAGCGGTGTACGCATTGTCACACGGATGTAGCGAACTCGCGTCGGACACTGAAATCGACAATACGGGCAGCCAGCAGTTTCACGAACGTGTCGGGTTTCGAGAAGTTGAGCGCACCGTCCATTACATTAAAAAAATCTCTCGCTACGAATAG
- a CDS encoding DUF3055 domain-containing protein produces MAFDEELLYTVSETSRVRFTGIETEMSRYDFGFVYTHQFMGKVLVVCMQTGQSALLDMHALEEPRQLYPMLGIALRDTDHVAEFLRLCLEEKDINHDEAEKSSLEKM; encoded by the coding sequence ATGGCGTTCGATGAAGAGTTATTATATACTGTCTCCGAAACGAGCCGTGTTCGCTTCACTGGTATTGAGACGGAAATGTCACGCTACGATTTCGGTTTTGTCTATACACATCAATTTATGGGGAAAGTGCTCGTCGTCTGCATGCAGACCGGCCAATCCGCCCTTCTCGACATGCATGCGTTAGAAGAACCGAGACAGCTCTATCCGATGCTTGGCATCGCGTTACGTGATACCGATCATGTGGCCGAGTTTTTACGACTCTGTCTGGAAGAAAAAGATATCAATCATGATGAGGCCGAGAAATCTTCTCTTGAAAAAATGTAA
- a CDS encoding UPF0223 family protein → MQINYPINPDWTTEELIDVVEFYNQVALANESGVDREAFLDAYRSFKQIVTSKSEEKQLSAVHDEQTGYSTYRTVQAALKSNTKILKL, encoded by the coding sequence ATGCAAATCAATTATCCGATCAATCCAGACTGGACGACAGAAGAGCTTATCGACGTCGTCGAGTTTTACAATCAAGTCGCACTCGCGAATGAAAGTGGCGTCGATCGTGAAGCGTTCTTGGACGCGTATCGGTCGTTCAAACAAATCGTGACATCCAAGTCAGAAGAGAAACAATTGAGTGCGGTACACGACGAACAGACCGGATACTCTACCTATCGTACGGTCCAAGCGGCGTTAAAATCAAATACGAAGATTCTAAAGCTATGA